A genomic stretch from Pyxidicoccus xibeiensis includes:
- a CDS encoding TonB-dependent receptor domain-containing protein — MSRLPFHLAGWSLALCCLFASHPVLAQEDGGVSELVPPTLVADSPALHPAGLEDTTGTVTLELLVDEQGAVAEVAVTASEHPRFTEAAVEAARGLRFAPATLEGRPQPVRMPFVYLFQGRAGAPRVAKVYGSVRARGTRRPLADAAILVSGQAAPVHPDEEGHFLLQLPEGTHTLEVRAPGYRPATFEETLTAGQQLEVIYRLEPLQLKPYETVVRDERPRTEVTRISLHEQELREVPGTQGDPFRVVMLMPGVGSLASGLGYPVVRGGQPAATGFFIDGVRVPMLYHLLLGPAVVQPEFIDTLDFFPGTPPVQYGRLLGGAVEGRVSRPREDRLHATASLDFINSGVFLEAPIHATGTHVSVAGRMSYTGLLASLVTDALSSAGSSSIEAEFWDYQARVEQPVGRGRLRLLALGSSDVLAERAPEEPGQLPDGTPLGASNGAGIVTRFHRVDLRGTHPLAGGELELGVTAGVDTLSLTSERGPPRVVLGEYTLREQSLAGRFRWTRALGQTLQLTAGGDVEHRRATVVATGTGAPAGSRYFSDDDPLTRPTSNARLSGAYAELRWQPTPRWMVVPGLRADAYQLLQEVTHTTLEPRLTVRHALTQSLVLKGGAGLFHQAPTVLLHLPVMDASGLRYGLQEGMQLDVGAEWKPHEQWELSADVFYNPLHRTVELDLRQVLENRRRGGLGADDPAASGEAYGFELMARHPLGNDWFGWASYSFLQSRRRLPVHRYDDRNQHVGIEVTRVPFAFEQEHVFNAAISRKLGRGYTVGAVLHFNTGRPETGELTPQPMRPGEDSAGNPRWVRQDRDAASRMPAFWRVDLRASKAWALDDLMLELSLDLLNASLQQEVLFYEYTSERSAADTSATLRRKEQGFPVVLPMLGLKGTY, encoded by the coding sequence ATGTCTCGACTGCCGTTTCACCTCGCCGGGTGGAGCCTCGCGCTGTGCTGTCTGTTCGCGTCCCACCCCGTCCTGGCACAGGAGGACGGAGGCGTGTCCGAGCTCGTTCCCCCCACCCTCGTCGCGGACTCCCCGGCGCTCCACCCCGCCGGGCTCGAGGACACGACGGGCACCGTCACCCTCGAGCTGCTCGTGGACGAGCAGGGCGCGGTGGCCGAGGTGGCGGTGACCGCGAGCGAGCATCCTCGCTTCACGGAGGCAGCCGTCGAAGCCGCGCGGGGACTGCGCTTCGCCCCCGCCACACTGGAGGGCCGCCCCCAGCCGGTGCGCATGCCGTTCGTCTACCTCTTCCAGGGCCGGGCCGGAGCGCCCCGCGTGGCCAAGGTGTACGGCAGCGTGCGAGCCAGGGGCACGCGCCGGCCCCTGGCGGACGCCGCCATCCTCGTCTCGGGACAAGCGGCTCCCGTGCATCCCGATGAGGAGGGCCACTTCCTGCTCCAGCTGCCCGAAGGCACCCACACCCTGGAGGTGCGCGCCCCCGGCTACAGACCCGCCACGTTCGAGGAGACCCTCACCGCGGGACAGCAGCTCGAGGTCATCTACCGCCTGGAGCCCCTCCAGCTGAAGCCCTACGAGACGGTGGTGAGGGACGAGCGACCTCGCACCGAGGTCACCCGCATCAGCCTGCATGAGCAGGAGCTCCGGGAGGTGCCCGGGACGCAGGGCGACCCCTTCCGCGTCGTCATGCTGATGCCGGGCGTGGGCAGCCTGGCTTCCGGCCTCGGCTACCCCGTCGTGCGGGGAGGTCAGCCGGCGGCCACGGGCTTCTTCATCGACGGGGTCCGCGTCCCGATGCTCTACCACCTGCTGCTCGGCCCGGCCGTCGTGCAGCCGGAGTTCATCGACACCCTCGACTTCTTTCCCGGCACGCCGCCCGTCCAGTACGGGCGCCTGCTCGGTGGCGCCGTCGAGGGCCGCGTCTCGCGCCCGCGCGAGGACCGGCTCCACGCCACGGCCTCCCTGGACTTCATCAACAGCGGCGTCTTCCTGGAGGCGCCCATCCACGCCACGGGCACCCACGTCAGCGTGGCCGGCCGGATGAGCTACACGGGGCTGCTGGCGTCCCTGGTGACTGACGCCCTCTCCTCCGCGGGCTCCAGCAGCATCGAGGCGGAGTTCTGGGACTACCAGGCCCGCGTCGAGCAGCCGGTGGGCCGGGGGCGCCTGCGCCTGCTGGCGCTCGGCAGCTCCGATGTCCTGGCGGAGCGCGCACCCGAGGAGCCGGGCCAGCTCCCGGATGGCACACCCCTGGGTGCCTCGAACGGCGCGGGCATCGTCACCCGCTTCCACCGGGTGGACCTGCGCGGCACGCACCCGCTCGCGGGCGGTGAGCTGGAGCTGGGCGTCACGGCGGGCGTCGACACGCTGAGCCTCACCTCCGAGCGGGGCCCTCCGCGCGTCGTGCTCGGGGAGTACACGCTGCGGGAGCAGAGCCTCGCGGGACGCTTCCGCTGGACACGGGCCCTGGGCCAGACGCTCCAGCTCACCGCGGGCGGAGACGTGGAGCACCGACGGGCCACGGTGGTGGCCACCGGCACGGGAGCCCCCGCCGGCTCCCGGTACTTCTCCGATGACGACCCCCTCACCCGCCCCACGTCGAACGCGCGCCTGAGCGGCGCCTACGCCGAGCTGCGGTGGCAACCCACTCCTCGCTGGATGGTCGTCCCCGGGCTGCGCGCGGATGCCTACCAGCTGCTCCAGGAGGTGACGCACACGACGCTGGAGCCCCGGCTGACGGTGCGCCACGCCCTCACGCAGTCGCTCGTGCTGAAGGGCGGCGCGGGCCTCTTCCACCAGGCGCCCACCGTGCTCCTGCACCTTCCCGTGATGGACGCGTCAGGCCTTCGCTACGGCCTGCAGGAGGGAATGCAGCTCGACGTGGGCGCCGAGTGGAAGCCCCATGAGCAGTGGGAGCTGAGCGCGGACGTCTTCTACAATCCCCTGCACCGCACGGTGGAGCTCGACCTCCGGCAGGTCCTGGAGAACCGGCGCCGGGGAGGCCTCGGCGCAGACGACCCGGCCGCCAGCGGCGAGGCGTATGGCTTCGAGCTGATGGCCCGTCACCCGCTCGGGAACGACTGGTTCGGCTGGGCGTCCTACAGCTTCCTCCAGAGCCGCCGGCGGCTGCCCGTCCACCGCTACGACGACCGGAATCAGCACGTGGGCATCGAGGTGACCCGCGTGCCCTTCGCCTTCGAGCAGGAGCATGTCTTCAACGCGGCCATCAGCCGCAAGCTCGGCCGGGGCTACACCGTGGGGGCCGTGCTGCACTTCAACACGGGCCGCCCGGAGACCGGCGAGCTGACTCCCCAGCCCATGCGCCCCGGGGAGGACAGCGCGGGCAATCCCCGCTGGGTGCGTCAGGACCGGGACGCCGCCTCACGCATGCCCGCGTTCTGGCGCGTGGACCTGCGCGCCTCCAAGGCCTGGGCCCTGGATGACCTCATGCTCGAGCTCTCCCTCGACCTGCTGAACGCCTCCCTCCAGCAGGAAGTCCTCTTCTACGAATACACCTCCGAGCGGAGCGCCGCGGACACCTCCGCCACCCTTCGCCGCAAGGAGCAGGGCTTCCCCGTCGTCCTCCCCATGCTGGGGCTGAAAGGAACCTACTGA
- a CDS encoding RNA polymerase sigma factor, with the protein MATDLQSAYQRYFPLIREKCRRMLGDSDEAQDVAQETFIRLWRSGLQTSDPRQATAWIYRTSTNLAVDRLRQRRSAPPRAGAGLAEALPAGSSAEATLQRQQELAAYARHLPADALEAALMSRLDGLTQQEVAEVLQVSERTVRRLLQKLDAQVEHLRRTLGT; encoded by the coding sequence TTGGCCACCGACCTCCAGAGCGCCTACCAGCGCTACTTCCCGCTCATCCGGGAGAAGTGTCGCCGGATGCTGGGAGACTCCGACGAGGCGCAGGACGTCGCGCAGGAGACCTTCATCCGCTTGTGGAGGTCGGGGCTCCAGACGAGTGACCCGCGCCAGGCAACCGCGTGGATCTACCGGACCAGCACCAACCTCGCCGTGGACAGGCTCCGCCAGCGTCGGAGCGCGCCCCCACGGGCCGGAGCGGGGCTGGCGGAGGCGCTCCCAGCCGGGAGCAGCGCGGAGGCCACGCTGCAGCGGCAGCAGGAGCTGGCGGCGTATGCCCGGCACCTTCCCGCGGATGCCCTGGAGGCGGCCTTGATGAGCCGGCTGGATGGCCTGACGCAGCAGGAGGTCGCCGAGGTGCTCCAGGTCTCCGAGCGCACCGTCCGCCGGCTCCTCCAGAAGCTCGATGCCCAGGTGGAACACCTGAGGAGGACGCTCGGAACATGA
- a CDS encoding caspase family protein, producing the protein MTGLARTCLLVLLSWLGVATARAGEVRAVPPASKRVAVVVGSNSAVLGRAALRYAHDDARRVAEVLVQVGEFQPGDVELLLDPSPGKVLAALDQQLERLRATPGQTLLLFFYSGHADQQALYPQGAPLELAALKQRIESPDATVRLGIIDACRGGGWTQAKGLHAEAPFALEVPLNVQSTGSVLIASSSGLENAHETEALEGSFFTHHLVAGLRGAADIAGDGEVSLVEAFTYAKQLTIRDTAVFADRLQHPSFDMNLRGRDDLALTRVETGGSIVMLRQRRGPLQVVLTSTGRSVLEVPEGERQVKVALRPGRYLLVRKDPDSPAVREFNVQAEQSLLLDEAHLVPASFASIASKGAGVSPAWALETPHRLVTVRPLSLALEVLLQVEYTQALSPSWALSLEPVVWSERGVLSILVTGLDVGARYHLMRNAPEGLFVGAKLGFSVLDIEAGDTRSSDVAETFLTLHPGLEAGYTLLFWQRLAVSLGVGAEYTAATSRDMQRFLDARGLEIPSFMPRPKLGLSANYRVAVGVAF; encoded by the coding sequence ATGACTGGCCTCGCACGCACCTGCCTGCTCGTCCTGCTCTCGTGGCTGGGTGTCGCCACGGCCCGGGCAGGGGAGGTGCGTGCCGTCCCGCCTGCCTCGAAGCGGGTGGCGGTCGTGGTGGGCTCCAACTCGGCGGTGCTGGGCCGGGCCGCCCTGCGCTATGCGCACGACGATGCCCGGCGCGTGGCGGAGGTCCTCGTCCAGGTGGGCGAGTTCCAGCCCGGCGATGTCGAGCTGCTGCTGGACCCCTCGCCCGGGAAGGTCCTGGCGGCGCTCGACCAGCAGCTGGAGCGCCTGCGCGCGACGCCCGGGCAGACGCTGCTGCTGTTCTTCTACTCGGGCCATGCGGACCAGCAGGCCCTGTATCCCCAGGGGGCACCGCTCGAGCTCGCCGCGCTGAAGCAGCGCATCGAGAGCCCCGATGCCACGGTGCGGCTGGGCATCATCGACGCGTGCCGGGGCGGTGGGTGGACTCAAGCGAAGGGACTCCATGCGGAGGCGCCGTTCGCGCTCGAGGTGCCCCTCAACGTGCAGAGCACGGGCTCGGTGCTCATCGCCTCCAGCTCCGGGCTGGAGAATGCGCACGAGACGGAGGCCCTGGAGGGCTCGTTCTTCACCCACCACCTCGTGGCGGGGCTGCGGGGCGCGGCCGACATCGCCGGAGACGGTGAGGTGTCGCTCGTCGAGGCCTTCACCTATGCGAAGCAGCTCACCATCCGCGACACGGCGGTGTTCGCGGACCGGCTGCAGCACCCCAGCTTCGACATGAACCTGAGGGGGCGGGACGACCTGGCCCTCACCCGCGTGGAGACGGGCGGCAGCATCGTCATGCTGCGCCAGCGGCGGGGCCCGCTGCAGGTCGTGCTCACCTCCACGGGCCGGAGCGTCCTGGAGGTGCCCGAGGGGGAGCGGCAGGTGAAGGTGGCCCTGCGCCCGGGGCGCTACCTGCTGGTCCGCAAGGACCCGGACAGCCCGGCCGTGCGCGAGTTCAACGTCCAGGCCGAGCAGTCGCTCCTCCTCGACGAGGCGCACCTGGTGCCGGCGAGCTTCGCGTCCATCGCGTCCAAGGGGGCTGGTGTCTCCCCGGCCTGGGCGCTGGAGACGCCGCACCGGCTGGTGACGGTGAGGCCGCTGTCGCTCGCGCTCGAGGTGCTGCTCCAGGTGGAGTACACGCAGGCGCTCTCGCCTTCCTGGGCGCTCTCGCTGGAGCCCGTGGTGTGGAGCGAGCGCGGCGTGCTGAGCATCCTGGTGACGGGGCTCGATGTGGGGGCCCGCTACCACCTCATGCGGAATGCCCCCGAGGGACTCTTCGTCGGAGCGAAGCTGGGCTTCAGTGTGCTGGACATCGAGGCGGGCGACACCCGCTCCAGTGACGTGGCGGAGACGTTCCTCACGCTGCATCCAGGACTGGAGGCGGGCTACACGCTGCTCTTCTGGCAGCGGCTCGCCGTGTCGCTGGGGGTGGGCGCGGAGTACACCGCCGCGACGTCCCGGGACATGCAGCGGTTCTTGGATGCGCGCGGGCTCGAGATTCCGTCCTTCATGCCCCGGCCGAAGCTGGGGCTCTCCGCGAACTACCGCGTCGCCGTCGGCGTCGCCTTCTGA
- a CDS encoding dipeptidase gives MFLLRSALSLSLCTALGLAPVLAHAQPAREDAARLERARKLLREVPLIDGHNDLPWQFRERVGNRLGALDLARDGRKLDPPLHTDLPRLREGGVGGVFWSVYVPADLDSGAALQATLEQIDVVHRLVERYPKQLELALTADDVERAHRAGRVASLIGMEGGHSIAGSLGVLRQLHRAGARYLTLTHSKNVPWAESATDAPMPTPLTEQGRAVVREMNRLGMLVDLSHVSARAMNAVLDVTQAPVIFSHSSAFALDPHPRNVPDDVLRRLPKNGGLVMVTFVPGFISDEVRKHYAEESAAAERFKALNPGNPEAGKAAFEAWKKANPAPRATLAQVADHIDHVRKVAGIDAVGLGSDFDGIGTTIQGLEGVETYPALLAELLRRGYSDEDVRKVAGKNLLRAMRQAEATSKRLQKERLAEDPPAEPEKPVAGAIK, from the coding sequence ATGTTCCTCCTGCGCTCCGCCCTGTCCCTCTCCCTGTGCACCGCGCTCGGACTCGCCCCGGTGCTGGCCCACGCCCAGCCTGCCCGCGAGGACGCCGCTCGCCTGGAGCGCGCCCGCAAGCTGCTGCGCGAGGTGCCCCTCATCGATGGCCACAACGACCTGCCCTGGCAGTTCCGCGAGCGCGTGGGCAACCGGCTCGGCGCGCTCGACCTCGCCCGGGACGGCCGCAAGCTCGACCCGCCGCTGCACACCGACCTGCCCCGCCTGCGCGAGGGCGGCGTGGGCGGCGTCTTCTGGAGCGTCTACGTCCCGGCGGACCTCGACAGCGGCGCCGCACTCCAGGCCACCCTCGAGCAGATCGACGTGGTGCACCGGCTCGTGGAGCGCTACCCCAAGCAGCTCGAGCTCGCACTGACGGCGGACGACGTGGAGCGCGCCCACCGCGCGGGCCGGGTCGCCTCGCTCATCGGCATGGAGGGCGGCCACTCCATCGCCGGCTCGCTCGGGGTGCTCCGCCAGCTCCACCGCGCCGGCGCCCGCTACCTCACCCTCACCCACTCCAAGAACGTGCCCTGGGCCGAGTCCGCCACCGACGCGCCCATGCCCACGCCCCTCACCGAGCAGGGCCGCGCCGTGGTGCGCGAGATGAACCGCCTGGGCATGCTGGTGGACCTCTCCCACGTCTCCGCCCGCGCGATGAACGCGGTGCTGGACGTCACCCAGGCGCCCGTCATCTTCTCCCACTCCTCGGCCTTCGCCCTGGACCCGCACCCGCGCAATGTCCCCGACGACGTGCTGCGGCGGCTGCCGAAGAATGGCGGCCTCGTCATGGTGACCTTCGTCCCCGGCTTCATCTCCGATGAGGTCCGCAAGCACTACGCCGAGGAGAGCGCCGCCGCCGAGCGCTTCAAGGCACTGAACCCGGGCAACCCCGAGGCGGGCAAGGCCGCCTTCGAGGCGTGGAAGAAGGCGAACCCCGCCCCCCGCGCGACGCTGGCCCAGGTGGCGGACCACATCGACCACGTGCGCAAGGTCGCCGGCATCGACGCAGTGGGACTCGGCTCGGACTTCGACGGCATCGGCACCACCATCCAGGGCCTCGAGGGCGTGGAGACCTACCCTGCCCTGCTCGCGGAGCTGCTGCGCCGCGGCTACTCGGACGAGGACGTGCGCAAGGTGGCCGGGAAGAACCTGCTGCGCGCCATGCGCCAGGCGGAGGCCACGTCGAAGCGCCTGCAGAAGGAGCGCCTCGCGGAGGACCCTCCCGCCGAGCCGGAGAAGCCCGTGGCCGGCGCCATCAAGTAG
- a CDS encoding 2OG-Fe(II) oxygenase, whose protein sequence is MSVATLEDGPLLGPSFFLSRTALRSLAVAQRDAYGAARPHPHIVIDGFLGERLASGLAEVFPGPSDAHWKRRDHQEQAARLGQLQRKAFEGVHGALRHLLAELSGMSFLDFLETLTGVQGLIPDPHFRGAGLHLTLRGGHLALHADFNRDRFRALSRRLTVLYYLNPGWEPAWGGDLELWNADLSRCEARIAPLLDRLVVMAHGDDHWHGHPAALACPEGRGRAAVAAYFYTAEASPDAPEAHSAIWVAPRS, encoded by the coding sequence GTGAGCGTCGCAACCCTCGAAGATGGCCCGCTGCTGGGGCCGAGCTTCTTCCTCTCGCGTACGGCGCTCCGCTCCCTCGCGGTGGCCCAGCGTGACGCCTACGGCGCCGCACGGCCCCATCCCCACATCGTCATCGACGGGTTCCTGGGTGAGCGGCTGGCGTCCGGCCTCGCCGAGGTCTTCCCGGGCCCCTCCGACGCGCACTGGAAGCGCAGAGACCACCAGGAGCAGGCAGCGCGCCTGGGACAGCTTCAGCGCAAGGCGTTCGAAGGCGTGCACGGCGCGCTCCGGCACCTGCTCGCGGAACTCTCGGGCATGTCGTTCCTCGACTTCCTGGAGACGCTCACCGGCGTCCAGGGGCTCATTCCGGACCCGCACTTCCGGGGCGCCGGGCTGCACCTCACGCTCCGCGGGGGCCACCTGGCGCTCCACGCGGACTTCAATCGCGACCGCTTCCGTGCGCTCTCGCGAAGGCTCACCGTCCTCTACTACCTGAACCCCGGCTGGGAGCCCGCGTGGGGCGGGGACCTCGAGCTGTGGAATGCCGACCTCTCCCGGTGCGAGGCCCGAATCGCTCCGCTCCTCGACCGGCTGGTGGTGATGGCGCACGGCGACGACCACTGGCATGGCCATCCCGCCGCGCTGGCGTGTCCCGAGGGCCGGGGACGCGCCGCGGTTGCCGCCTACTTCTATACGGCGGAGGCGTCCCCGGACGCGCCGGAGGCCCACAGCGCCATCTGGGTCGCGCCGCGTTCCTGA
- a CDS encoding SIR2 family NAD-dependent protein deacylase, whose protein sequence is MSQSELRRAAEVIRSADALVIGAGAGMGVDSGLPDFRGSEGFWKAYPPYAKLGLDFASMANPVWFARDPEFAWGFYGHRLGLYRDTAPHPGFDLLRTWASRMRHGAFVFTSNVDGQFQKAGFREERMFEVHGSIHFVQCLGSCPDITPATPYSVEVDPETFRARPPLPACPTCGSLLRPNILMFGDGGWDGARSEAQYQRLNRWLEAVRPGKVAVVECGAGTAIPSVRHFCEFAAADSGGPLIRINVREPQVPRGGISLPLKALEALRGIEEALGQP, encoded by the coding sequence ATGTCTCAGTCGGAGCTTCGCCGTGCCGCGGAGGTCATCCGCTCCGCGGATGCGCTCGTCATCGGTGCAGGGGCGGGCATGGGGGTGGATTCGGGCCTGCCCGACTTCCGTGGCAGTGAGGGCTTCTGGAAGGCCTACCCCCCGTACGCGAAGCTCGGTCTCGACTTCGCCTCGATGGCAAACCCCGTGTGGTTCGCGAGAGACCCCGAGTTCGCCTGGGGCTTCTACGGGCACCGGCTCGGCCTGTACCGGGACACGGCGCCGCATCCCGGGTTCGACCTGCTGCGCACCTGGGCCTCACGCATGCGCCACGGGGCCTTCGTCTTCACCTCCAACGTGGACGGCCAGTTCCAGAAGGCCGGCTTCCGCGAGGAGCGCATGTTCGAGGTGCATGGCTCCATCCACTTCGTCCAGTGTCTGGGCTCCTGCCCGGACATCACCCCCGCCACGCCGTACTCCGTGGAGGTGGACCCGGAGACCTTCCGCGCCCGGCCGCCCCTGCCTGCCTGCCCCACGTGCGGCTCGCTGCTGCGCCCCAACATCCTCATGTTCGGAGACGGCGGCTGGGATGGCGCACGCTCCGAGGCCCAGTACCAGCGGCTCAACCGCTGGTTGGAGGCCGTGCGCCCTGGCAAGGTGGCCGTCGTCGAGTGCGGCGCCGGCACGGCCATCCCCTCCGTGCGCCACTTCTGCGAGTTCGCCGCCGCGGATTCCGGCGGACCGCTCATCCGCATCAACGTCCGCGAGCCCCAGGTGCCCAGGGGCGGCATCAGCCTCCCCCTCAAGGCGCTGGAGGCCCTGAGGGGCATCGAGGAGGCGCTGGGGCAGCCCTGA
- a CDS encoding flagellar hook-length control protein: protein MSKGFHARVVVALSVLALAPAAVASGGFGMTWAKVSHSAGVDHVGCSNCNAYSGETSCSNALPVLCINQDNAPVPPGIFPDFYNGWARGNVATTLPVVGSSLTSVAVANQLCASAFGAGWRMAEFHDGSGGWSWYAYGNVRSDMRFWVYINDTGANCWN, encoded by the coding sequence ATGAGTAAGGGATTTCATGCGCGAGTGGTCGTAGCCCTGTCCGTGCTGGCGCTGGCCCCCGCGGCCGTGGCGTCCGGCGGCTTCGGCATGACGTGGGCGAAGGTGTCCCACAGCGCCGGTGTGGACCATGTGGGCTGTTCGAACTGCAACGCGTACTCGGGGGAGACGTCGTGCTCGAACGCGCTTCCCGTCCTGTGCATCAACCAGGACAATGCGCCGGTGCCGCCGGGGATCTTCCCGGACTTCTACAATGGCTGGGCCCGGGGCAATGTGGCCACCACGCTGCCGGTGGTGGGCAGCTCCCTGACGAGCGTGGCGGTCGCGAACCAGCTGTGCGCGAGCGCATTCGGTGCGGGCTGGCGCATGGCGGAGTTCCACGACGGCAGTGGCGGCTGGAGCTGGTACGCGTACGGCAACGTGCGGAGCGACATGCGATTCTGGGTCTACATCAACGACACCGGCGCCAACTGCTGGAATTGA
- a CDS encoding OPT family oligopeptide transporter, with product MNAITSSQPKEITLRGVTLGVLITLVFTAAQVYLGLKVGLTFATSIPAAVISMALLSAFKNATIQENNIVQTLASAAGTLASVIFVLPGLLMTGWWTDVPFWSTFGACATGGILGVMYTVPLRRALVSTSDLPYPEGVAAAEVLKVGTSSRSGATEGRAGLMSVIWGSLASALFAAAAAARLMAGEVAGYFRVGSGATGIGAASSLALIGAGHLMGITVGIAMLAGLVIAWGILVPLLTSMNPMPDVPAADHALDVWRTQVRMLGAGAIGAAAMVTLAGLARPVIGGLRSALEAARRAKTQGQALERTEQDLPIRTVGLVTLLSLVPAGWILASFLQGTVLESLSVPLVAVGIGYVLFAGVCAAAVCGYMAGLIGSSNSPVSGIAILTILGAALSVGVVGRQVTGPEAAPALVAFALFVTTVVLAVAVIGNDNLQDLKTGQLVDATPWKQQVALLIGVVAGSAVVPPVLGLLNRAYGFAGAPNANAISAQPLAAPQATLISTLAKGVIGGNLRWDLVLWGAALGLTLVAINFVVKKASQGRYSLPPLGVGLAIYLPSTVTAPVVVGALAGWAYERAASKQSWGEPAKRLGVLIMSGFIVGESLFNVALAGLIVSTGKGEPLALPLELGEVPAMLVAVVLGTIAVGGLYRWAARTALRIST from the coding sequence TTGAACGCCATCACGTCGTCCCAGCCGAAGGAGATCACCCTGCGCGGGGTGACCCTCGGGGTCCTCATCACGCTGGTGTTCACCGCGGCGCAGGTCTACCTCGGGCTGAAGGTCGGCCTCACCTTCGCGACCTCCATCCCCGCGGCGGTCATCTCGATGGCGCTGCTGAGCGCCTTCAAGAACGCCACCATCCAGGAGAACAACATCGTCCAGACGCTGGCCTCGGCGGCGGGCACGCTCGCTTCCGTCATCTTCGTCCTGCCCGGCCTGTTGATGACCGGCTGGTGGACCGACGTGCCATTCTGGTCGACGTTCGGCGCGTGTGCGACGGGCGGCATCCTCGGCGTGATGTACACCGTGCCGCTGCGTCGCGCGCTGGTCTCCACCTCCGACCTTCCCTACCCCGAGGGCGTGGCAGCCGCCGAGGTGCTCAAGGTCGGCACCTCGTCACGCTCCGGCGCCACCGAAGGCAGGGCGGGCCTCATGTCCGTCATCTGGGGCAGCCTCGCCTCTGCCCTGTTCGCGGCGGCGGCCGCCGCCCGGCTGATGGCGGGTGAGGTGGCGGGGTATTTCCGGGTGGGCAGCGGCGCCACCGGCATTGGTGCCGCCAGCTCGCTGGCGCTCATCGGCGCCGGACACCTGATGGGCATCACGGTCGGCATCGCGATGCTGGCCGGCCTGGTGATTGCGTGGGGCATCCTGGTTCCGCTCCTCACGTCCATGAACCCGATGCCGGACGTCCCGGCGGCGGACCACGCGCTGGACGTCTGGAGGACCCAGGTGCGCATGCTCGGGGCCGGCGCCATCGGCGCGGCGGCCATGGTGACACTGGCGGGGCTTGCCAGGCCGGTCATCGGGGGCCTGCGGTCCGCGCTGGAGGCGGCACGGCGTGCCAAGACGCAGGGTCAGGCGCTCGAGCGCACGGAGCAGGACCTGCCCATCCGCACGGTAGGGCTGGTGACGCTGCTCTCCCTGGTGCCGGCGGGTTGGATTCTGGCGAGCTTCCTCCAGGGCACCGTCCTGGAGAGCCTGAGTGTGCCGCTGGTCGCCGTGGGCATCGGCTACGTCCTGTTCGCGGGCGTCTGTGCCGCCGCCGTCTGCGGCTACATGGCCGGCCTCATCGGCTCGTCGAACTCGCCTGTCTCGGGCATCGCCATCCTGACCATCCTGGGCGCCGCGCTCAGCGTCGGCGTGGTCGGCCGGCAGGTCACGGGGCCCGAGGCCGCCCCGGCGCTGGTGGCATTCGCGCTGTTCGTCACCACGGTGGTGCTGGCCGTGGCGGTCATCGGCAACGACAACCTGCAGGACCTCAAGACGGGCCAGCTGGTGGACGCGACGCCCTGGAAGCAGCAGGTGGCCCTGCTCATCGGCGTGGTCGCCGGCTCGGCCGTCGTCCCGCCGGTGCTCGGGCTGCTGAACCGGGCCTATGGCTTCGCGGGCGCGCCCAATGCCAATGCCATCTCCGCGCAGCCGCTGGCGGCGCCACAGGCGACCCTCATCTCCACCCTGGCCAAGGGCGTGATTGGCGGCAACCTGCGGTGGGACCTCGTGCTGTGGGGCGCCGCGCTCGGCCTGACGCTGGTCGCCATCAACTTCGTGGTGAAGAAGGCCAGCCAGGGCCGCTACAGCCTGCCGCCGCTGGGCGTGGGCCTCGCCATCTACCTGCCCAGCACCGTCACGGCGCCGGTGGTGGTGGGCGCGCTGGCGGGCTGGGCCTACGAGCGCGCGGCGAGCAAGCAGAGCTGGGGCGAGCCCGCCAAGCGCCTGGGCGTGCTCATCATGTCTGGCTTCATCGTGGGCGAGAGCCTGTTCAACGTCGCGCTGGCCGGGTTGATCGTCTCGACGGGCAAGGGCGAGCCGCTGGCCCTCCCGCTCGAGCTGGGTGAGGTGCCCGCCATGCTCGTCGCGGTGGTGCTCGGCACCATCGCGGTGGGCGGGCTGTACCGCTGGGCGGCGCGGACGGCGCTCCGCATCTCGACCTGA